One Molothrus ater isolate BHLD 08-10-18 breed brown headed cowbird chromosome 34, BPBGC_Mater_1.1, whole genome shotgun sequence genomic window carries:
- the LOC129047054 gene encoding TOG array regulator of axonemal microtubules protein 2-like: protein MARARSRWQGQQLFFIACRPGSSSINKEKNSELAGLPLSQAKETDHPTSPGLTRDKELRDGFGKIRAAMCMLAQKNLERKDAELFEREMKKRRQRKTSLPPIPETVEPGDAAEATFSLPPVDGTASRVQRTHPGSDLRKKVVRKQDNVPLLPNTPITHGDGSFPHSSSVTSQTAPGARRREELLHGRGQKDRASSDPQQSLQEALSLLGSDDWELKEKGLFTIKHLAGSHSEVLLCRLREVCLALTSEVTNLRSKVSYSAIVTLGELFATLKKDMDSEVDEVAGVLLQMVSNSPEFVQKAASQTLGIMVENVTPARAMTALMDMGVNSRHAPVRKRAAELLLSLMERIGVTKLAGTARAERLAHVAGKLAQDCHKDTRHYGQEMVKMLLNHQQFKKLLEQSLSTRDLEDILTRIKKKRMANQKGEGPSVKEPVKERNGGSKKPQATLSSSKRVKSPSDGHLLHCAKAQVTSPPAVEETELLQKLYHLLEAKGFQTRMEGVELLQDLCRTNPQLISTNIVQIFDYFVLRISDSHKKVKQRALDVLAEITGALKDALNPVIIGLVEGITKNLNSKDPRVRGAAVKALEESIAHLDQVSLLKEFSYQWNHLSGQALLDVTERITVLVQWVHARSPAVVQRDALPVLWSFLENKALPVRSASVRTVATKLASALYKVMGTQLKKCAASKPPHVRENLSKMLGW from the exons ttCATTGCGTGCAG GCCAGGATCCAGCAGCATAAACAAAGAGAAGAACTCTGAACTTGCAG GCCTCCCACTAAGCCAGGCCAAGGAGACAGATCATCCCACCAGTCCTGGTCTAACAAGGGACAAAGAGCTGAGGGACGGCTTTGGGAAG ATCCGTGCTGCTATGTGCATGTTGGCTCAAAAGAACTTGGAGCGGAAGGACGCAGAGCTTTTTGAgagagagatgaagaaaaggagacaaaggaaaacaTCATTGCCGCCTATTCCTGAGACAGTCGAGCCTGGGGATGCAGCTGAAGCAA CCTTTAGCCTACCACCTGTTGATGGCACAGCTTCTAGAGTGCAGAGAACACACCCTGGTAGTGACTTGAGGAAGAAGGTCGTGAGGAAGCAGGACAACGTTCCCTTACTGCCCAATACACCCATCACCCATGGGGATGGCAGcttcccacacagctcctcag TGACCTCGCAGACGGCCCCTGGTGCCAGGCGCcgagaggagctgctccatgggCGTGGGCAGAAGGACAGAGCCTCTTCAGACCCACAGCAGTCCTTGCAGGAGGCACTCTCCTTGCTGGGCAGCGATGACTG GGAGCTGAAGGAGAAGGGACTCTTCACCATCAAACACCTGGCTGGGTCCCATTCAGAGGTCCTGCTTTGTAGACTTCGTGAGGTTTGCTTGGCACTTACCAGCGAG GTGACCAACCTCCGTTCCAAGGTGTCCTACTCTGCCATTGTCACTCTGGGAGAGCTCTTTGCGACCTTGAAGAAGGACATGGACTCTGAGGTGGATGAGGTTGCTGGGGTCCTTCTCCAGATGGTGTCCAACTCGCCAGAATTTGTTCAGAAAGCAGCCAGTCAGACCCTGGGGATCATGGTGGAGAATGTGACTCCTGCACGAGCAATGACTGCTCTCATGGACATGGGAGTCAA cagccgCCACGCCCCGGTGCGGAAGCGTGCGGCCGAACTCCTCCTGTCCCTGATGGAGAGAATTGGAGTCACCAAGCTcgcaggcacagccagggctgagaggcTGGCACACGTGGCAGGGAAGCTTGCTCAGGACTGTCACAAGGACACAAG gCATTATGGACAGGAGATGGTGAAGATGTTGCTCAATCATCAacaatttaaaaagcttttggaACAATCTCTTTCCACTCGTGACCTGGAAGATATTCTGACAAGAATTAAGAAGAAA AGGATGGCAAACCAGAAGGGTGAAGGCCCATCTGTCAAGGAGCCGGTGAAGGAGAGGAACGGTGGCTCAAAGAAGCCCCAGGCCACATTGTCTTCTAGCAAACG ggtGAAATCTCCCTCTGATGGACACCTCCTACACTGTGCAAAAGCCCAGGTCACGTCACCTCCAGCTGTGGAAGAAACGGAGCTGCTCCAGAAGCTTTACCATCTCCTGGAAGCCAAGGGGTTTCAGACAAGGATGGAAGGAGTGGAACTCCTCCAAGACCTGTGCAGAACAAACCCCCAGCTCATCTCCACTAACATTGTCCAA atttttgattattttgtcCTGAGGATATCTGACAGCCACAAGAAAGTGAAGCAGAGGGCGCTGGACGTGCTGGCTGAAATCACAGGAGCCCTGAAAGATGCCCTGAACCCGGTGATCATTGGTTTGGTGGAAGGAATAACAAAGAACCTGAACTCAAAGGATCCCAGGGTTCGTGGGGCAGCTGTGAAAGCACTGGAAGAATCCATTGCTCATTTGG ATCAAGTGTCACTGCTGAAAGAGTTCAGCTACCAATGGAATCACCTGAGTGGCCAAGCTCTGCTGGATGTCACCGAGCGTATCACAG TGCTTGTGCAGTGGGTCCATGCCAGGAGCCCTGCAGTCGTCCAGCGCGACGCCCTGCCCGTGCTCTGGTCCTTCCTGGAGAACAAGGCGCTGCCCGTGCGGAGCGCCAGTGTCCGCACCGTGGCCACCAAGCTCGCCTCTGCCCTCTACAAGGTGATGGGCACCCAGCTGAAGAAATGTGCTGCCAGCAAGCCTCCACACGTGCGGGAAAACCTCTCCAAAATGCTGGGCTGGTGA